The sequence ATTTTCACGTAAAAAAGGTGCTGAAAGGATACCTGCCCGGCGATGAAGAGAGTATGGCCTTTGCCACGCTTCTGGAGTGGAACAATATTTACTATACGCGTTCGCCTAAGCTTATCAACGCACCTAAATCAATTGTGCGGCTTGGCTTGGTGCAATGGCAAATGAGGCCCTTTGACAATCTTGATCAGCTCAATGAGCAAATTGAGTTTTTCATCGATACAGTGTCGGGATACAAGTGTGATTTCATTCTTTTTCCCGAGTTGTTCAACGCACCGCTTATGGCCGATTACAACCACCTTGGTGAGGCTGAGGCTATTCGCGAACTGGCCAAATACACCCGGCCGCTCAAAGAAAAGTTCTCGGAGTACGCCATCAGCTACAATGTAAACATCATTACCGGCAGCATGCCGTACCTTGAAAATGGTCGTTTGTACAACGTGGGCTATGTGTGTCATCGCAACGGGCAGGTAGAGTATTTCGAAAAGCTGCACATTACACCCAATGAGCGCTCCTTTTGGGGAATGGTGGGGGGTGATAAGCTGCAGGTGTTTGATACCGATGCCGGCAAAATCGGTGTGTTGATTTGCTACGATGTGGAGTTTCCGGAACTTGGGCGCTTATTGGCCGATCAGGGCCTCGACATACTTTTTGTTCCTTTCCTCACCGACACCCAGAACGGCTATACCCGTGTGCGTCACTGCGCGCAGGCCCGCGCCATTGAAAACGAGTGCTACGTGGCCATTGCGGGTAGTGTGGGGAACCTTCCGCGCGTGAGCAACATGGATATTCAATATGCGCAGTCGGCAGTATTTACCCCCAGCGATTTTCCCTTTCCTACCAATGGATTAAAAGCCGAGGCAACACCCAACACCGAGATGATGCTTATTGCCGACGTGGATCTGGACCTGTTGAAGCAGTTGCATACCTACGGCAGTGTGAGAATCCTGAAGGACCGCCGCAAAGACCTTTATGACCTCAGCCTGCGCAAAAAAAAGTAGCTAGCGCTGAAGCACCAGCGCAGCGGCTCCGAGTACAGCAGCATTTTCATCCAGCAGCTTGCTCACCAGGACAGGAACTTTGTGCTGGAAGATCACCAGTAATTCTTGGTTAAAATATTTTTCCAGTGGGTCTGTGAGGGTTTTGCCGGAGCGTGTGAGACCTCCTGCCAGAATAACCGCCTCCGGGCTGGTGATAGCCACAGCTGTGGCCAGGCCGTGTGCGAGGTAACGGGCGGTGATGTCAAATGCCTTGAGGGCCATAGGATCGCCTTGCTCTGCAAGTTCTGTAGTGCGTTTGGCGGATATGCGCGTCATGGGGGTTTTAACGAGTGGGCTGTGGACTTTGAAAGTCTGTCGAAGTTCAGCTATCGTACGCTTAAAACCGGTAGCCGAGGCATAGGTTTCCAGACAACCTTTTCGGCCGCAGCCACAGGCCCTGCCACCCGGTTGCACAATGATGTGGCCCAGCTCTCCGGCCATGCCCGTATGTCCGTAGAGCACCTCACCCTTGCACACAAAACCGCTTCCTAGTCCCGTGCCGAGGGTAACGAGCAAAAAATCGCGCATTCCCTGTGCTGCACCGAATAACATTTCGCCCACGGCGGCGGCGTTGGCGTCGTTGGTTACAGTCACAGGCAGGTTAAAATGCTTCTTAAAAATGGCTGCGAGCGGAATCACACCTTTCCACTGGAGGTTTGGCGCAAACTCAATGGTGCCGTTGTGGTAATTACCGTTGGGCGCACCGATGCCGATACCTTCAATGTTACTCATGGAGGTTACCTGGCTGCTCACATCCTTCAACACTTTTTTCGCCAGACTTTCGGCACTGCTGAAATCAGCCGTTTTAAAGTTGTTGCTGTAGTGAACATGCCCCAGCGCATCCACCAGTCCAAAGGCTGTGTTGGTTCCTCCGATGTCGATTCCGAGTGCCAGTGGGCTCATACCGTTCTTGCTGTAATGTGTCCGCGGTATCCGTACCACGCGAGGTAAAGGTAGGCAGGAACGAGCAGCAAAAAGCTACCCTGCATGCCGAAATAGTCTGCAAGCAAACCCTGCGCAGGCGGCAGGAAAGCCCCGCCCACAATGGCCAGAATCAGCAATGACGATCCCTGACTGGTGTACACGCCCAGGTTGCGGATGGCCAGCGTAAAGATGTTGCTCCACATTATGGAATTGAAAAGTCCCGTTCCGATGAGCGCCCAAAAGGCGAGGGTTCCGTTGGTTAGCACCGCCGTAGAAAGCAGGGCTACGTTCACCATTGCAAATACGCCGAGTGTACGGCCGGCAGCTGAGCGACCCATCAAAAAGCCCAGAAAGTTCAGTGCTACAAGGAGCATAAAAAGCACAACGGTTTCGGCATCGTGTAAGCTGAAACCAAAGGTGCCGCCTTGTTCTGAAATGCTCGTTACGAGGTAGATCAACGCAAAAACCGAAATACTCACTCCTGCCATGGCCAGTTTTTTCCGCAATGCGGGCTGAATGGAGCTGAGTGAAATGGCACCGAGTAAACGGCCCAGCATCAATCCGCCCCAGTACCACGAAAGGTAGGTATTGGCCTCGGCCTGCTTCATGTTCATAATCTCCGGCAAACCGGCAAAACTCACGAGCCAGCTCCCAATAGCTACCTCCGCACCCACATAAAGAAAGATGGCGCCCATGCCCCTGCGCAGTTGACCGAAGCGCAAGGCTCCCCAGCCTTCGGGTTGTTGTTCGGTATTTCTGAAACCGGGTAAGGGAAGGAGCTTGATGACCAACGCCATTACCAGAAAACCGAGGCCGTACATCAGGTACGTTTTGCCCACGGCTTCGGCCGAGAGCGCTCCGGTTGAAAACACCATAAATATCAGCACGGCGCCAACCAGCGGTCCCAGCGTAGTTCCCAGTGAGTTGAAGCCTTGGGCAAGGTTCAGCCGACTGCTTGCAGTTTCGGTAGGGCCCAGAATGGCGGCATAGGGATTGGCAGCAATCTGCAACACGCACACACCCGACGCCAGTACAAACAAAGCACTCAGAAAAAAGCCGTAGGAGCCGGCTAATGCGGCCGGATAAAATAGGCAGCAACCCAGTCCGCAGAGTGAAAGCCCGGCCACCATTCCGTTTTTGTAGCCCACGCGGTTAATCGGGTCGCCAAAGGTTTTTGAGATCCAGAAGTAGAGTGAGGAAATCACGAAGAAGGCTCCAAAAAACGAAAACTGAACCAGTCCGCTTTGAAAATTACTGAGGGTAAACAGCTCTTTGAACGTCCCAATCAGCACGTCGTTCATCACTGTGATAAAACCCCACAGGAAAAACAGTGAGGTGAGTACCGAAAAGGCAAAGCGATGGTTGGTGGGCTGCATGTGCCGAATATACAAATTCATCCAGCATCGCGAATTTGTCTGAAACCGCGTGAAACCATAGTTTTGCGGAGCTTTGAAACTACCCTGCGAAACGAACCGAATTGCGGTGCGCAGCCTTTTGCTGACAATCACAATGTTGCTGGTGCACCTGGCAACAGCGCAGCAAGTCATTCACATTGAGAACCGTCGTATGGCAGACACCACAGCTGGTTTGAGAGGTGATCTCACCTTTCAGGCCAATCTCGTGCAAAACCTCAATGACATTTTCCAGACCAACAACCTTGGGCAATTATGGTACAACAAGGGTAAGCATCAACTACTCAGCATAACAGCCTTTAACCTGACGGTTTTTAACGAGAACCGCATTGTAAATGACGGTTTTCAGCATTTGCGCTACACCTACAACCCCGGGAAAGGCATAGCACCGGAGGCATTTGCGCAGGTGCAATACAATGAGCTGATAAAAATCGGTTTCAGATCGCTCACTGGTGCGGGGGCCCGGTTTACTGTGATTGATAATGACAGCACCAAATCGAAACTCTTTGTGGGCCTCTCATACATGTACGAGTACGAAGAGGAAACCACCGGAAAACTGGTGCGTGCTCATCGGGCAAACCTCTATGCCAGTATTGGCTTTCCGATTGGGAAGTGGTTGAGTTTTGATGCCATTGGCTACTTCCAGCCCAATGTGGCAAAGCTGCATGATATCCGCGCCTCGGTTGAGGTATTGCTCGACGTATCAATCACCCGGCGCTTATCACTGATGATTGTGCACAGTTTGGTGTACGATGGAGAGCCACCCGAAGGGGTGCGCAACGTGTTTTACAATTTCCGGAATGGGTTGCGTTACCGCTTCTAGAAGGCGGTAGTGGGCGCTACATTCTTACGCAGCTTGATAATCCCAAGCCAATTGAACAGCTTGATAAACGGGTAGATGGGGTCAATTTCAAACCATCGGTAACCGAAGTTGGGGCGTCCGCCAAACTTGTGGTGGTTGTTGTGATATGACTCACCCAACATCAGAAAATCTACCGGAAGGAAGTTTTTCGATGTGTCAGACAGTTTAAAGTTAACGTATCCCACGCGGTGTGCAAACCAATTGATAATGGCACCGTGAAAGGGTCCCATCACAAAGTGAATCGGAAGCAGCAGAAACATCCACCAATGCGTAGCAAACAT comes from Cryomorphaceae bacterium and encodes:
- a CDS encoding GNAT family N-acetyltransferase; amino-acid sequence: MDIDKIVVRNLLMEDYLQLKTSMIEAYPNWAGSHWSEEHIEKLLSKFPAGQICIEVDGKVVGSALALIIDSSKFDVDHTYRQITGNFSFNTHNPDGDVLYGIELFIHPEYRGLRLARRLYDARKELCEQLNLRAIVAGGRIPNYAEHADEMTPREYIEKVKNKEVFDPVLTFQFANDFHVKKVLKGYLPGDEESMAFATLLEWNNIYYTRSPKLINAPKSIVRLGLVQWQMRPFDNLDQLNEQIEFFIDTVSGYKCDFILFPELFNAPLMADYNHLGEAEAIRELAKYTRPLKEKFSEYAISYNVNIITGSMPYLENGRLYNVGYVCHRNGQVEYFEKLHITPNERSFWGMVGGDKLQVFDTDAGKIGVLICYDVEFPELGRLLADQGLDILFVPFLTDTQNGYTRVRHCAQARAIENECYVAIAGSVGNLPRVSNMDIQYAQSAVFTPSDFPFPTNGLKAEATPNTEMMLIADVDLDLLKQLHTYGSVRILKDRRKDLYDLSLRKKK
- a CDS encoding ROK family protein; its protein translation is MSPLALGIDIGGTNTAFGLVDALGHVHYSNNFKTADFSSAESLAKKVLKDVSSQVTSMSNIEGIGIGAPNGNYHNGTIEFAPNLQWKGVIPLAAIFKKHFNLPVTVTNDANAAAVGEMLFGAAQGMRDFLLVTLGTGLGSGFVCKGEVLYGHTGMAGELGHIIVQPGGRACGCGRKGCLETYASATGFKRTIAELRQTFKVHSPLVKTPMTRISAKRTTELAEQGDPMALKAFDITARYLAHGLATAVAITSPEAVILAGGLTRSGKTLTDPLEKYFNQELLVIFQHKVPVLVSKLLDENAAVLGAAALVLQR
- a CDS encoding MFS transporter; the encoded protein is MQPTNHRFAFSVLTSLFFLWGFITVMNDVLIGTFKELFTLSNFQSGLVQFSFFGAFFVISSLYFWISKTFGDPINRVGYKNGMVAGLSLCGLGCCLFYPAALAGSYGFFLSALFVLASGVCVLQIAANPYAAILGPTETASSRLNLAQGFNSLGTTLGPLVGAVLIFMVFSTGALSAEAVGKTYLMYGLGFLVMALVIKLLPLPGFRNTEQQPEGWGALRFGQLRRGMGAIFLYVGAEVAIGSWLVSFAGLPEIMNMKQAEANTYLSWYWGGLMLGRLLGAISLSSIQPALRKKLAMAGVSISVFALIYLVTSISEQGGTFGFSLHDAETVVLFMLLVALNFLGFLMGRSAAGRTLGVFAMVNVALLSTAVLTNGTLAFWALIGTGLFNSIMWSNIFTLAIRNLGVYTSQGSSLLILAIVGGAFLPPAQGLLADYFGMQGSFLLLVPAYLYLAWYGYRGHITARTV
- a CDS encoding DUF481 domain-containing protein; translation: MLLVHLATAQQVIHIENRRMADTTAGLRGDLTFQANLVQNLNDIFQTNNLGQLWYNKGKHQLLSITAFNLTVFNENRIVNDGFQHLRYTYNPGKGIAPEAFAQVQYNELIKIGFRSLTGAGARFTVIDNDSTKSKLFVGLSYMYEYEEETTGKLVRAHRANLYASIGFPIGKWLSFDAIGYFQPNVAKLHDIRASVEVLLDVSITRRLSLMIVHSLVYDGEPPEGVRNVFYNFRNGLRYRF